One Ammoniphilus sp. CFH 90114 genomic region harbors:
- a CDS encoding stalk domain-containing protein, producing MMEKIKIVLLCLVLGGGIGLFPLLTEEKATTTIIGAQASQEEKSMKIELDKRQVWVNDQWVPGDVFLLDGRTYIPTRSLEAWGAEIRYDSNGRLVEIKMR from the coding sequence ATGATGGAAAAGATAAAAATTGTTTTGCTATGTTTAGTACTAGGAGGGGGCATTGGTCTGTTCCCCTTATTGACGGAGGAAAAAGCAACAACCACGATTATCGGGGCCCAAGCTTCACAAGAAGAAAAAAGCATGAAAATCGAACTCGACAAGCGACAAGTTTGGGTAAATGATCAATGGGTGCCTGGGGATGTATTTTTACTAGATGGACGAACCTATATCCCCACACGCTCACTTGAGGCATGGGGAGCAGAAATCCGCTACGATTCAAACGGGCGTCTGGTGGAGATAAAGATGAGATAG
- a CDS encoding rod shape-determining protein, with product MLGKDIGIDLGTANVLIYVKGRGIVLDEPSVVAIDSHTKKVLAVGNEAYRMVGRTPGNIVAIRPLRDGVIADFEITEAMLKHFIAKIGVKSFFVRPRILICCPTNITSVEQKAIREAAERSGARTVYLEEEPKIAAIGAGMDIFMPSGNMVVDIGGGTTDVAVLSMGDIVTASSIKIAGDKFDLDIMRYIKHKYQLMIGERTAEDIKKKIATVFPGSRQDEMDIRGRDMVSGLPRNITVRSEEIHEALAESVTHIIQASKNVLERTPPELSADIIDKGVMLTGGGALLHGMDKLLAEELRVPVLISEEPMFCVAKGTGIMLENLDRVKRRYI from the coding sequence ATGTTAGGGAAGGATATCGGAATCGATTTAGGAACGGCGAACGTATTAATTTATGTGAAAGGACGCGGAATTGTGCTAGACGAACCTTCTGTGGTCGCTATCGATAGTCATACGAAGAAAGTGTTGGCTGTAGGTAACGAGGCGTATCGCATGGTGGGACGTACACCTGGCAACATTGTGGCAATTCGACCGCTTAGAGATGGGGTTATCGCTGACTTTGAAATTACGGAAGCGATGCTCAAGCACTTTATCGCGAAAATCGGAGTAAAAAGCTTCTTTGTCCGTCCTCGGATTTTGATTTGCTGTCCTACAAACATCACCTCAGTTGAACAAAAAGCCATTAGGGAAGCAGCCGAACGCAGTGGTGCAAGAACGGTATACTTAGAAGAGGAGCCAAAGATAGCAGCCATTGGCGCGGGTATGGACATCTTTATGCCGAGCGGGAATATGGTGGTGGATATTGGCGGAGGGACGACCGATGTGGCAGTACTGTCCATGGGAGATATCGTCACCGCCTCTTCTATTAAAATTGCAGGGGACAAGTTTGATCTTGATATTATGCGTTATATCAAGCATAAGTACCAACTCATGATCGGAGAACGGACAGCTGAAGACATTAAGAAGAAGATTGCGACCGTGTTCCCGGGAAGCCGACAGGATGAGATGGATATTCGTGGCCGCGATATGGTATCGGGATTGCCACGCAACATCACGGTGAGATCAGAAGAAATTCATGAGGCCCTAGCTGAATCGGTTACCCATATTATTCAAGCCTCCAAGAATGTATTGGAGAGAACACCACCTGAATTGTCTGCAGACATTATTGATAAAGGGGTCATGCTGACAGGTGGGGGAGCATTGCTTCATGGAATGGACAAGCTCCTTGCTGAGGAACTACGCGTTCCGGTTCTTATTTCAGAAGAACCGATGTTTTGTGTCGCGAAGGGAACCGGCATTATGCTGGAAAACTTAGACAGAGTAAAACGTCGATACATATAA
- a CDS encoding flagellar hook-basal body protein: MYTSMINAVSGMRSAQLKMDSIGNNVANTNTHGYKAQEVSFGSVLAQQYKVTPEEPSKEGRLTPLHLRVGMGALANLHRYNMHPGAPVQTDVETDLYIQGRAFFQVQGENGEPHLTRLGAFQPMNNGDGRMVLGTADGRRVLDANQETIEIPDGYRVQVNERGIINYVEISNPNNQIEAGIQLSLVTVPNRQALVQVGENLYATPEGVEVEQVGNTGEVLVKQGFLEGSNVDLAKEMSTLIEVQRHFQFNSRALQLIDEMGQTINNIYGR; this comes from the coding sequence GTGTACACTTCCATGATTAATGCAGTAAGCGGAATGCGATCTGCGCAATTAAAGATGGACTCCATTGGGAATAATGTAGCTAATACGAATACTCATGGATATAAGGCCCAAGAAGTATCCTTTGGATCCGTTTTAGCCCAACAATATAAGGTTACACCGGAAGAACCTTCAAAAGAAGGACGCCTCACTCCCTTGCATCTTCGTGTAGGAATGGGGGCGTTAGCTAACCTTCATCGCTACAACATGCATCCAGGAGCTCCTGTTCAAACGGATGTAGAGACGGACCTTTACATTCAGGGGCGTGCTTTTTTTCAAGTTCAAGGAGAGAATGGTGAACCCCATCTCACTCGACTCGGGGCATTCCAACCCATGAATAATGGGGATGGACGAATGGTTTTGGGTACGGCTGATGGACGTCGAGTCTTGGACGCGAATCAAGAGACTATAGAGATACCCGATGGATACCGAGTGCAGGTAAATGAACGAGGAATAATCAACTATGTAGAAATTTCCAATCCCAACAATCAGATAGAGGCAGGAATTCAATTGAGCTTGGTTACAGTGCCTAATCGACAAGCGTTGGTTCAGGTGGGTGAGAACCTTTATGCAACTCCTGAAGGAGTGGAAGTCGAACAAGTTGGAAATACAGGTGAAGTGTTGGTCAAACAAGGCTTCTTAGAAGGCTCTAATGTTGACCTCGCTAAGGAGATGTCCACATTGATTGAGGTGCAGCGCCATTTTCAATTTAATTCTCGCGCCTTGCAACTCATTGATGAGATGGGTCAGACCATCAATAATATCTATGGTAGATAG
- a CDS encoding bifunctional diguanylate cyclase/phosphodiesterase: MRDFRPQETTLTQVLFRTGMIIFLCSLIAFFSIYTLTKKEFEQRINEELLSITEIIKQSIESTHESTKTLEHLVDLRLFTISEVIAEELKGKRIDEVTREELIEISKKWGLSNISLLVLEEDGDIPVVQSTDPDEIGLNAKDWGYWYTAILELFEGKSISVNRGFSQPHYWIGPLSLSEVNDHHYKYAYYYDGQTDFMINPYIKAEDIYQFMDKSGPTQLINKIKESYNHTREIAVINIPAYLKEKPARIIEPITDKPVLYGTHEYITEQDELIFRNSLEAPVFERFSFKRDEEALEKIFVSLPEDRLLTIVLDLQSQRKVQSYLIWVFSGFYLLATMAIFILGRLVARRPVKKLQAERERLKVAEEFKRTAELLPSAIYKCKKDSNGVFVFTYLEGTVTSMLGLGTQNVLDRHIEDILPKRLSHNFITALDLAYVEGSSDFTFTLGNRTYHSVLKAVVDPDDSTAVLEVAGYSIDITEQVKANERIHHLAYYDSLTALPNRACFLETLDLAINENSEKCLSLLFIDLDGFKQINDTLGHNLGDILLQQVSRRLRSGLDKSAFLARMAGDEFTLILENYQRQETEESCKLIIHALKEPFLIENHEIYITTSIGVSLFPDDGEDSQTLLKNADMAMYASKQQGKNGYHFYQAEMNEKNVCKMKIRHDLHQALIQGKELSLVYQPQHCLETNQIIGLEALLRWQHPTKGFISPADFIPVAEESGLIEPLGDWVLYEGCRQFQQWLHAGMSPLRLSINLSARQFKQRDLAERIEKTLAETGMDPAYLTLEITESASMEDTLHTIQTLNQLRKIGVKISIDDFGTGYSSLKYLKDLPIQHLKIDHSFIWEMRSTDRVALAIVKSIIDLAQNLQLRVVAEGVETKEEHDLLLEMGCHEIQGYYFSRPMMPEQIFDFVQEKNSLLVHD, translated from the coding sequence ATGAGAGATTTCCGTCCTCAGGAAACAACCCTAACACAAGTTCTGTTTCGTACCGGCATGATTATCTTTCTTTGCAGTTTAATTGCCTTCTTTTCCATTTACACCTTAACTAAGAAAGAATTTGAGCAACGGATTAATGAGGAACTACTCTCCATTACAGAGATTATTAAGCAATCCATCGAAAGCACCCATGAATCAACCAAAACACTAGAGCATCTAGTCGATCTGCGCCTTTTTACCATTTCTGAAGTTATTGCAGAGGAATTAAAAGGAAAGAGAATTGATGAAGTCACTCGCGAGGAATTAATTGAAATTAGCAAAAAGTGGGGCTTATCCAACATTTCTCTACTTGTACTAGAAGAAGATGGCGACATCCCAGTTGTACAGTCCACAGATCCCGATGAGATTGGCCTGAATGCTAAGGATTGGGGGTACTGGTATACAGCTATTCTTGAATTATTTGAAGGGAAATCCATCTCTGTCAATAGGGGCTTTTCTCAACCTCATTACTGGATAGGCCCTCTATCTCTTTCGGAAGTCAATGACCATCACTATAAGTACGCCTATTACTATGATGGACAGACTGATTTCATGATCAATCCTTACATTAAGGCAGAAGATATCTATCAGTTCATGGATAAAAGTGGTCCTACTCAACTTATTAACAAAATTAAAGAAAGCTACAATCATACTCGAGAGATCGCTGTCATAAATATACCTGCTTATCTTAAAGAAAAACCTGCCAGAATTATCGAACCTATTACGGATAAACCGGTTTTGTATGGAACGCACGAATACATAACGGAACAGGATGAACTCATATTTAGAAACTCGCTTGAGGCCCCTGTGTTTGAACGTTTTTCATTTAAAAGGGACGAGGAAGCTCTAGAGAAAATCTTTGTTTCTCTACCTGAAGATCGATTATTAACGATTGTGTTGGATTTGCAGAGCCAGCGTAAAGTACAATCCTATCTCATCTGGGTTTTCTCAGGGTTTTATTTACTCGCTACAATGGCTATTTTTATACTAGGCAGATTAGTAGCAAGAAGACCTGTCAAGAAGCTACAAGCCGAGCGGGAAAGATTAAAGGTAGCTGAAGAATTTAAAAGGACAGCAGAACTGCTGCCTAGTGCCATCTATAAATGTAAAAAGGATTCGAATGGAGTTTTTGTTTTTACGTACCTTGAAGGAACAGTGACTAGCATGCTTGGACTCGGTACACAGAATGTATTAGATAGACATATAGAAGACATCTTGCCTAAAAGATTAAGTCATAACTTTATTACAGCTTTAGACTTGGCCTACGTTGAAGGAAGCTCTGATTTTACATTCACCCTTGGCAATCGAACCTATCATAGCGTCCTAAAGGCTGTCGTTGATCCAGACGACTCCACTGCCGTCTTAGAAGTTGCAGGTTATTCAATAGATATTACAGAACAGGTTAAAGCAAATGAGCGAATTCATCACTTAGCTTATTATGACTCCCTTACCGCTCTACCCAATCGCGCCTGTTTTTTGGAAACCTTAGACCTTGCGATTAACGAAAACAGCGAGAAGTGTTTATCCCTGTTGTTTATTGATCTAGATGGATTCAAGCAAATTAATGATACTCTTGGTCATAACCTTGGGGATATCCTTCTGCAGCAGGTAAGTCGCCGCTTACGAAGCGGCCTTGACAAGAGTGCCTTTCTGGCTCGAATGGCAGGAGATGAGTTCACTCTCATTCTAGAAAATTATCAGAGACAAGAAACGGAGGAAAGCTGCAAACTCATCATTCATGCACTGAAAGAGCCATTTTTAATAGAAAATCATGAAATTTATATTACAACAAGCATTGGGGTAAGCTTGTTCCCCGACGATGGTGAAGACTCTCAAACTCTACTCAAAAATGCGGATATGGCCATGTATGCGTCTAAACAACAAGGGAAAAACGGCTATCATTTCTATCAAGCAGAGATGAATGAAAAAAACGTATGCAAAATGAAGATAAGACACGATCTACACCAAGCCTTAATCCAAGGAAAGGAACTATCCCTTGTTTATCAACCACAGCATTGTTTAGAGACTAATCAAATCATAGGCTTAGAAGCACTTTTGAGATGGCAACATCCTACGAAAGGGTTTATCTCACCGGCTGACTTTATCCCTGTCGCTGAAGAAAGCGGCCTCATCGAACCTCTCGGTGATTGGGTTTTATACGAGGGCTGCCGACAATTTCAACAATGGCTTCATGCAGGAATGTCTCCCCTTCGTTTGTCTATCAATCTTTCCGCTCGACAGTTTAAACAGCGAGATTTAGCTGAGAGAATTGAGAAGACGTTAGCCGAAACGGGAATGGACCCAGCCTATCTGACTCTAGAAATTACAGAAAGCGCATCAATGGAGGATACCCTCCATACCATTCAAACACTGAATCAACTACGCAAGATTGGCGTGAAAATATCCATTGATGATTTTGGAACGGGATATTCTTCTCTGAAGTATTTAAAGGATTTACCGATTCAGCACCTCAAAATTGATCATTCATTCATATGGGAAATGAGATCGACAGACAGAGTAGCCTTAGCCATTGTCAAATCGATCATCGATCTAGCCCAAAATCTTCAATTGCGAGTCGTGGCAGAAGGGGTAGAGACGAAGGAAGAACACGATTTATTGCTAGAGATGGGTTGTCACGAAATACAGGGATATTACTTTAGCCGTCCGATGATGCCTGAGCAGATATTCGACTTTGTACAGGAGAAAAACAGCCTACTAGTACATGATTAA
- the spoIIID gene encoding sporulation transcriptional regulator SpoIIID — protein sequence MHDYIKERTIKIGRYIVETRNTVRKIAKEFGVSKSTVHKDLTERLPEINPELANKVKEILEYHKSIRHLRGGEATKIKYKRKTKSQKKGATEELA from the coding sequence GTGCACGATTACATCAAAGAGCGCACCATCAAGATCGGTCGCTACATAGTAGAGACGCGCAACACCGTTCGTAAGATAGCCAAAGAATTCGGCGTATCTAAAAGCACTGTGCACAAGGATTTGACCGAACGACTGCCCGAGATCAACCCCGAATTGGCTAATAAGGTAAAGGAAATATTGGAATATCACAAATCCATCCGCCATCTTCGCGGAGGAGAGGCAACCAAGATTAAGTATAAGAGAAAGACAAAAAGCCAGAAGAAAGGAGCTACAGAAGAATTAGCGTAA
- a CDS encoding DNA-directed RNA polymerase subunit beta codes for MPQQRQTAVSLEEETTGEETRQKAKRRKTEKAKKSRSIPWYLKFLMTIVLLFGSLTGGLAVGYTMVGKGKMSDVFDIETYKHIYDLVFKTV; via the coding sequence ATGCCACAGCAAAGACAAACGGCTGTTTCTCTTGAGGAAGAGACCACAGGAGAGGAAACGAGACAGAAGGCGAAAAGAAGGAAAACAGAGAAGGCGAAGAAGAGCCGATCCATTCCATGGTACTTAAAATTCCTAATGACGATTGTCCTTTTGTTTGGTTCTTTAACAGGAGGTTTGGCTGTAGGGTATACAATGGTTGGGAAAGGTAAGATGTCAGACGTATTTGACATTGAGACGTATAAACATATTTATGATCTGGTCTTTAAGACGGTTTAA
- a CDS encoding M23 family metallopeptidase, translated as MNGEQKQPIQPPTKSGWKAFFSKKWTFPAIYMGAAALILALIMWYQDTRDYSLDQKDLMPEISMGQENTEPAPIAMTPDAEDAVPVNAHEQGMGWPVAEGTEFDVVMNFYDEAAEDDVKAAALIQYEDSYWPHTGIDLATKEGQTFDVTAALPGKVTKAEKDPMVGFLVELEHADGLTTVYQSLEDLQVAAGDEVEQGAMLGKAGRNVFEKDLGVHLHFEVRENGTPVSPDKYLTQESKKNEAQ; from the coding sequence ATGAATGGAGAACAAAAACAACCAATCCAACCACCAACAAAGTCAGGGTGGAAGGCGTTCTTCAGTAAGAAATGGACATTCCCAGCCATCTACATGGGGGCAGCAGCACTTATCCTTGCTTTAATCATGTGGTATCAGGACACAAGAGATTACTCTCTTGATCAGAAGGATCTGATGCCTGAGATCAGCATGGGGCAAGAGAATACAGAACCAGCACCAATTGCTATGACACCAGATGCCGAAGATGCCGTACCTGTGAATGCACATGAGCAAGGAATGGGTTGGCCTGTAGCCGAAGGAACAGAATTTGATGTCGTGATGAATTTTTATGATGAAGCCGCTGAGGACGATGTAAAAGCCGCTGCGCTCATCCAATATGAAGACTCTTATTGGCCGCACACTGGAATAGATCTAGCGACAAAGGAAGGACAGACTTTCGATGTCACAGCAGCCCTTCCAGGAAAAGTAACCAAGGCGGAAAAAGACCCAATGGTCGGCTTTCTTGTTGAACTTGAGCACGCAGATGGATTAACTACTGTCTACCAGAGCTTAGAAGATCTACAAGTTGCAGCAGGCGATGAAGTAGAGCAAGGAGCTATGCTGGGTAAAGCGGGTCGTAATGTCTTTGAAAAAGATCTAGGAGTCCACCTCCACTTTGAAGTGAGAGAAAACGGAACACCAGTTTCTCCAGACAAGTACCTAACGCAAGAAAGCAAGAAGAACGAAGCTCAATAA
- the murQ gene encoding N-acetylmuramic acid 6-phosphate etherase produces the protein MTEKLNELLTEWRNPDTENLDALPTSEIVKKLNEEDKKVALAVEQELESVTKAVDLIVESFENGGRLFYFGAGTSGRLGMLDAAECPPTFGTEPSLVQGVIAGGMSALVEAIEGAEDEPELGREDVEKVGVCARDVVVGIAASGRTPYVLGALEEARKRGAKTVALSCNPGSALGALVDVDIAPVVGPEVVTGSTRLKAGTAQKMVLNMLTTASMVRMGKVYGNLMVNVQATNGKLEERVKKIIVDATDCTYAEATELAEQAQGDARVGILMKLKGISAEEACKQLDQVGGRIREALEKK, from the coding sequence ATGACGGAAAAACTAAATGAATTGCTAACGGAATGGCGGAATCCTGACACAGAAAACCTAGATGCCCTTCCGACTTCAGAGATCGTAAAAAAGCTCAATGAAGAGGATAAAAAGGTAGCTCTTGCTGTTGAACAAGAACTAGAATCTGTAACGAAAGCAGTAGATTTAATCGTAGAATCCTTTGAAAACGGAGGTCGTCTCTTCTATTTTGGTGCCGGAACGAGCGGTCGCTTAGGAATGCTTGATGCTGCTGAATGTCCTCCTACCTTTGGCACCGAGCCTTCTCTCGTTCAAGGCGTGATCGCTGGTGGAATGAGCGCCCTGGTGGAGGCCATTGAAGGGGCAGAGGATGAACCAGAATTAGGGCGAGAAGATGTGGAAAAGGTCGGTGTGTGTGCTAGGGACGTGGTTGTGGGCATCGCCGCCAGCGGGCGGACTCCTTATGTCCTTGGGGCTCTAGAAGAGGCGAGGAAACGCGGGGCTAAGACGGTGGCTTTATCCTGTAATCCAGGTTCAGCGCTAGGCGCTTTAGTTGATGTAGACATTGCTCCTGTCGTTGGTCCTGAAGTAGTAACAGGATCGACAAGGCTGAAGGCCGGGACGGCTCAGAAAATGGTCCTTAATATGTTAACGACAGCCTCCATGGTTCGCATGGGGAAGGTATATGGAAATTTGATGGTGAACGTGCAAGCGACGAATGGAAAGTTAGAGGAACGTGTGAAGAAAATTATTGTTGATGCTACGGATTGTACCTATGCGGAAGCAACGGAATTAGCTGAACAAGCACAGGGAGACGCTCGCGTTGGAATTCTGATGAAGCTCAAGGGCATTTCTGCGGAGGAAGCTTGTAAGCAGCTTGATCAGGTGGGCGGTAGGATTCGAGAGGCGTTGGAGAAGAAATAA
- a CDS encoding class D sortase translates to MVEHQAFQPQRESVPPKVHRSPNELEVLYPERPSVGEAIGTLTIPKLNQTLPIFHGADEEMLEKGIGHYAHSVLPGEADNAVLSGHRDTVFRQLGKIKKGDQFVVKTLAGTFTYQVRESKIVEAHDKTVIVPTGGPVLTVTTCYPFQYIGDAPQRYILISDLVN, encoded by the coding sequence ATCGTAGAACACCAAGCCTTTCAGCCACAAAGAGAGTCTGTTCCACCCAAGGTTCATCGTTCTCCAAACGAGCTAGAGGTCTTATACCCAGAGAGACCTTCTGTCGGAGAAGCAATAGGGACATTGACGATACCTAAATTAAATCAAACCTTGCCCATTTTTCATGGAGCCGATGAAGAGATGCTAGAAAAAGGAATTGGTCACTATGCTCATAGTGTCCTTCCTGGAGAAGCTGACAATGCGGTCTTATCCGGACATCGAGATACCGTGTTTAGACAGTTGGGTAAAATCAAGAAAGGAGATCAGTTTGTGGTCAAGACGCTTGCTGGGACTTTTACCTACCAAGTGAGAGAAAGTAAAATTGTAGAAGCTCATGACAAAACGGTGATTGTTCCCACTGGAGGACCGGTATTGACAGTCACGACCTGTTATCCTTTTCAGTATATTGGGGATGCTCCACAGCGATATATTTTGATATCTGATTTAGTAAATTAA
- a CDS encoding flagellar hook-basal body protein has product MLRGLYSAASGMMANQRRSEALTNNLANSQSPGYKTDDAVFRSFPEYLLSAVHGTKSPIPPNAPLMGMQKHPIGKLAQGVYTQELIPNFRQGDLQETQNSFDVALVDDHLQPVEVNGTMIQPRHFLAVERNGEKSYTRNGSFTLDSLNQLVTADGHLVLDTEGNSIVLTSDQYRIDDQGYLWDENGQAYTGLRNPGQPDEEIYSVRLQVVQLDNPYDLIKTENGAFRWQGQGEPAIAEAPLVRLRQGFIERSNVNVQQTMVELMQTSRSLESNQRVLSAYNQTLDRLFESSRLT; this is encoded by the coding sequence ATGCTTCGGGGATTGTATTCTGCTGCTTCAGGAATGATGGCTAATCAGCGCCGTTCGGAAGCCTTAACTAATAATCTAGCTAATAGCCAATCGCCTGGATACAAGACGGATGATGCGGTTTTTCGTTCTTTTCCAGAATATCTTCTATCCGCTGTGCATGGAACGAAGTCGCCCATTCCGCCGAATGCTCCTCTTATGGGTATGCAGAAGCATCCGATTGGCAAGCTGGCTCAAGGCGTGTATACACAAGAATTGATTCCGAATTTTCGACAGGGCGATCTGCAAGAAACGCAAAATTCGTTTGATGTGGCATTAGTCGATGACCATCTTCAGCCTGTGGAAGTCAACGGAACGATGATTCAGCCTCGCCACTTTCTTGCCGTGGAGAGGAATGGAGAGAAGTCATACACGAGAAATGGAAGCTTTACGCTGGACTCCTTGAATCAGTTGGTCACTGCTGATGGGCATTTAGTGCTTGATACCGAGGGGAACTCGATTGTCCTTACCTCAGATCAATATCGAATTGATGATCAAGGGTACCTGTGGGATGAGAATGGACAAGCCTATACGGGACTTCGAAACCCAGGCCAACCAGATGAAGAAATCTATTCCGTACGATTACAAGTAGTTCAGTTAGACAACCCCTATGATCTAATTAAGACGGAAAATGGGGCCTTTCGTTGGCAAGGTCAAGGCGAACCTGCGATAGCAGAAGCTCCACTCGTTCGTCTGCGCCAAGGATTTATTGAGAGATCCAACGTCAATGTACAACAAACCATGGTGGAACTCATGCAAACCTCTCGATCCTTAGAGAGTAATCAGCGTGTTCTATCCGCGTACAATCAGACTCTAGATCGGTTATTTGAATCTTCCCGATTAACATAA
- the fabZ gene encoding 3-hydroxyacyl-ACP dehydratase FabZ gives MLNIEQIKEIIPHRYPFLLVDKILELEVGKRAVGLKNVTANEPFFQGHFPEYAVMPGVLIVEALAQVGAVAVLSMEENKGKIAFFAGIDGVRFKEQVRPGDTLTLEVEMTTLRRGIGKGRAVARLGDKVAVEGELMFAIGHSKADK, from the coding sequence ATGCTAAATATTGAACAGATTAAAGAAATTATTCCACATCGATACCCGTTTTTATTAGTGGACAAGATATTAGAGCTTGAAGTAGGCAAGCGCGCGGTTGGACTCAAGAATGTGACAGCGAATGAACCGTTTTTTCAAGGTCACTTTCCCGAATATGCGGTTATGCCAGGGGTTCTCATTGTGGAAGCTTTAGCACAGGTTGGTGCTGTAGCCGTATTAAGTATGGAAGAAAATAAGGGGAAGATTGCTTTTTTTGCCGGAATTGACGGAGTTCGATTTAAGGAGCAGGTGCGCCCAGGGGATACCTTGACGCTTGAAGTGGAGATGACCACACTTCGTAGAGGTATTGGGAAGGGACGTGCGGTTGCGCGCTTAGGGGATAAGGTGGCAGTTGAAGGAGAATTAATGTTTGCCATCGGTCATTCTAAAGCAGATAAGTAA
- a CDS encoding LPXTG cell wall anchor domain-containing protein has translation MLNKLGKLSLLFLFVFSIYSVSVLANEQHDVQFEVEFINTTFDPDKNESVWTYQVTGQGKGPDLSHWMLELCPDIEVIDASHAFELQNKPDPISGLVGIKFEQPVKVDEAVEYTIRIKGNWEQELITASVKGATDVNSFSVMGPGCTAVVEGSKEETDEDQGNEKSNNNDGSTKNTKDQDGKEESSEGVEEKPKVKVNRITLFKADVSSTRKVTIQAAVDLEEEVRGVWQFTLGGKAYSVEGGKEVILEVEDAPVGTYHVKAQMKLEDGDTIDAEEALTIHVPTEQGGTLPNTATHQYLILLIGVLSLMVGFYILKRKKGLV, from the coding sequence ATGTTAAATAAGTTAGGGAAACTCTCGTTATTATTTTTATTTGTTTTTTCTATTTATTCTGTTTCAGTATTAGCCAATGAACAGCACGATGTTCAATTTGAAGTGGAATTTATAAATACAACATTTGACCCAGATAAGAATGAATCGGTTTGGACATATCAAGTAACAGGACAAGGAAAGGGCCCTGATCTCAGCCATTGGATGCTAGAACTCTGTCCCGACATTGAAGTAATAGATGCATCGCACGCATTCGAACTTCAGAATAAGCCTGATCCGATATCGGGATTGGTAGGAATTAAATTTGAACAGCCCGTAAAAGTAGATGAGGCAGTGGAGTACACGATTCGCATCAAAGGAAATTGGGAGCAAGAATTAATTACAGCTTCGGTAAAAGGGGCAACTGATGTGAATTCGTTTTCTGTAATGGGTCCAGGGTGTACAGCGGTAGTTGAAGGATCAAAGGAAGAAACGGATGAAGATCAAGGCAACGAAAAATCCAATAATAACGATGGTTCTACTAAAAATACAAAAGACCAGGATGGAAAAGAAGAGTCGAGCGAAGGAGTTGAAGAAAAGCCAAAAGTAAAGGTAAACAGGATTACTCTATTTAAGGCCGATGTATCCTCAACTCGCAAAGTGACTATTCAAGCTGCTGTGGATTTAGAAGAAGAGGTGAGGGGAGTCTGGCAGTTTACCCTCGGTGGTAAAGCTTATTCGGTTGAGGGCGGAAAAGAAGTTATTCTTGAAGTTGAAGATGCGCCGGTAGGTACATATCATGTAAAAGCTCAAATGAAACTAGAAGATGGGGATACAATAGACGCGGAGGAAGCACTCACGATTCATGTGCCGACAGAACAAGGTGGCACACTGCCTAATACGGCAACTCATCAGTATTTGATTCTTCTTATCGGGGTGTTAAGTCTAATGGTTGGGTTCTATATTCTTAAAAGGAAGAAGGGTCTTGTATAA